Genomic DNA from Pseudomonas helmanticensis:
GTGAAGAGGGTCAACTCGCCGCAGCTGCCGAGCGTGTCGTTCACTGACCTGACGGCACGTGAACGCGATGTGCTCGGGTTGATCTGCGAAGGGCTGGCGGACAAGGAGATCGCCGCACGGTTGAAACTCGCACCGAATACCGTGCGCAATCATGTCGCGACGGTGTATTCCAAGCTCGATGTGCACAGCCGCAGCGAGGCGATTGTCTGGGCGCGGGAGCGTGGTCTGTTTGCCGGCGACTGGGCCGGTAAGGGCCAGCGATGAGGTGCAAATGCACTAGTGCGAGGGGTGCAAATTGAGGTGTCTTGACGAGGCCGCTGTTCCTAGTCTGGTGGGGTGCGATACGAGCCTTTTCAGGCTTGGGATCGTGTCCCGTCGAAGCCGTCAAAGGAACAACTCAATGATGAACCTTGCGCAATTGCGCGCACAGCTTGAGCGCAGTTTTTCGCCGCTGGCGTGTGAATGTCTGGTGGATGGTGATCATTCGCTGACCGTGAAGTTATATCACCCGGAGTCGGGGCAGGTGGACCTGGTGATCAGTGGGCTGAAACTCGACGCGCTGCGTACGCCTGAGTCGGTAGAGGCGTTGATCGAAGAATTGCGCTACGAACTCGAAAGCAACTCCCTGCGCGCCTCACGCGACCCCGACCTGGCATAACCCATGTAGGAGCTGCCGCAGGCTGCGATCTGTTGATCTTGATCTTGATCTTGATCTTGCATCTGAACACCAAGATCAAAAGATCGCAGCCTGCGGCAGCTCCTACAGGGGGCGAACGCAAATCAGATTGTCAGCGCGAGATCAGGGTGTGAACGCAAATCAGGTTGTCAGCGCGAGATCAGGGTGTGAACGCAAATCCGGTTGTCTGCGCGAGATCAAGGTGCGTACGCAACACCGGGT
This window encodes:
- a CDS encoding DUF1652 domain-containing protein translates to MMNLAQLRAQLERSFSPLACECLVDGDHSLTVKLYHPESGQVDLVISGLKLDALRTPESVEALIEELRYELESNSLRASRDPDLA